A genome region from Cervus canadensis isolate Bull #8, Minnesota chromosome 10, ASM1932006v1, whole genome shotgun sequence includes the following:
- the LOC122448047 gene encoding endogenous retrovirus group V member 1 Env polyprotein-like produces the protein MTGWETWTLLLALLLRRGWGQNNMERGTWRENTVVNFSSILSSGNNLSNCWTCHPHPQEGVPQLQIVPVDEDVNLTLTSEPVRNTRLLIVNLEDHEEMGCVELTDPWNQTGLWIKRPFLCTGQGKPCCPCQTDGCLIDVGSSLSIYPMSFSTLSSSCTPNQTHWCVDPSLLSPGTQPNTSCTHWKGTAAPAWRLTYQTPSAFSDEEEIEENSELDGGSLDGGPLSPRCSNAPRWGALLRRWFNSTSPRQACTPAGYLFLCGPPQNKLPFEGSPNSSFSWPLRAMAYPCLDNVHFRGECTLGRLGAEGLSTTAYSNATSQNRHNWALRLVLAGIGVAIGLAAPWGVSPITKQS, from the coding sequence ATGACAGGATGGGAAACATGGACCCTTCTCCTGGCCCTTCTCCTAAGGAGGGGTTGGGGACAAAACAACATGGAGAGGGGAACCTGGAGAGAGAACACAGTTGTCAATTTCTCCAGCATTTTGTCCTCAGGAAATAATCTCTCCAATTGTTGGACTTGTCATCCCCACCCACAAGAGGGGGTTCCTCAGCTCCAGATTGTGCCTGTAGATGAGGATGTTAATCTCACCCTGACTTCTGAACCAGTTAGGAACACGCGGCTTCTAATAGTGAATCTTGAAGATCATGAGGAAATGGGGTGTGTAGAACTTACAGACCCTTGGAATCAAACGGGTCTCTGGATCAAGCGGCCCTTTCTCTGCACAGGGCAAGGAAAACCCTGTTGCCCCTGCCAGACAGATGGCTGCCTTATTGATGTGGGAAGCTCGCTATCTATTTATCCGATGTCATTTTCCACGTTAAGCTCCTCTTGCACTCCTAACCAGACTCACTGGTGTGTGGACCCATCTCTGCTCTCCCCAGGCACCCAGCCCAACACGTCTTGTACACACTGGAAAGGAACAGCAGCCCCGGCCTGGAGGCTCACCTATCAGACCCCCTCTGCCTTCAGTGACgaggaggaaatagaggaaaactcaGAACTAGATGGGGGATCACTAGACGGAGGGCCTTTGTCCCCTAGATGCAGTAATGCCCCTCGCTGGGGTGCCCTTTTACGTCGATGGTTTAATTCTACTTCACCCCGCCAAGCTTGCACCCCTGCCGGATATCTATTCCTCTGTGGTCCACCGCAGAATAAACTACCCTTTGAAGGGAGCCCAAATTCCTCCTTCTCCTGGCCTCTCCGAGCAATGGCCTACCCCTGCTTAGACAATGTTCACTTCCGAGGAGAATGCACTTTGGGCCGATTGGGCGCTGAAGGACTAAGCACCACTGCATACAGTAATGCCACCTCTCAAAACAGACATAACTGGGCACTCAGACTAGTCCTGGCAGGAATTGGGGTGGCCATAGGTCTGGCTGCCCCTTGGGGAGTTTCACCTATCACGAAACAGTCTTAA